In Spirobacillus cienkowskii, a genomic segment contains:
- a CDS encoding SAM-dependent methyltransferase — MEIYKKPVSFKELSLNWWNKKRIEKLLGEKKYAITPITAPDLLLSLGLLNSDASMSPDNVKKFIQINHMYNLIESHIESLISRHKIVRILDVGCGKSYLTFLLAWSFLEKWKHPVEIVGVDSNSKIIKDCQNKAQKLGFANILSFEATSISDYKWNKETRPHAVVALHACDVATDLALSFAVQEKSDFIAVAPCCQAELARFWKEDTQTHPLSPVFHTPQVRREVAAHFTDALRMCLLRSKGYEVTATEFVPSTHTPKNRLITCIRRGSYLESAQNEYQELKKHIGDKSISLEQFLNNIH, encoded by the coding sequence ATGGAAATATATAAAAAACCAGTTAGTTTTAAAGAATTGTCATTAAACTGGTGGAATAAAAAAAGAATAGAAAAGCTTTTAGGCGAAAAAAAATATGCAATCACACCAATTACGGCACCCGATTTGCTTTTATCGCTGGGTTTATTAAACTCTGATGCTTCTATGTCTCCCGATAACGTAAAAAAATTTATACAAATTAATCATATGTATAATTTAATTGAATCTCATATTGAGTCTCTTATTTCGCGACATAAAATTGTGAGAATTTTAGATGTTGGATGTGGCAAATCATATCTTACTTTCTTGCTTGCGTGGAGTTTTTTAGAAAAATGGAAACATCCTGTAGAAATTGTAGGAGTAGATAGCAATTCTAAAATAATTAAAGACTGTCAAAATAAAGCACAGAAACTAGGTTTTGCAAATATTTTATCTTTTGAAGCAACTTCAATTTCGGATTATAAATGGAATAAAGAAACGCGTCCTCATGCTGTTGTTGCCTTACACGCATGTGATGTTGCCACAGATTTAGCGCTTTCTTTTGCTGTGCAAGAAAAATCAGATTTTATTGCTGTGGCTCCTTGTTGCCAGGCTGAGCTTGCTCGGTTTTGGAAAGAAGATACGCAGACACATCCTTTGTCACCAGTCTTTCATACGCCACAGGTAAGGCGAGAAGTGGCAGCGCATTTTACCGATGCACTGAGAATGTGTTTGCTTCGTTCAAAAGGATATGAAGTGACTGCAACAGAGTTTGTGCCCTCAACTCATACGCCTAAAAATCGTTTAATTACATGTATACGTCGTGGAAGTTATTTAGAATCTGCACAAAATGAATATCAAGAATTGAAAAAACATATTGGTGATAAATCAATATCTCTTGAGCAGTTTTTAAATAATATACATTAA
- a CDS encoding Cof-type HAD-IIB family hydrolase encodes MGFQYKAIFVDLDGTLLNSRKVISQRSVSCLNKLIELGIHVVISTGRTLKSVRNVTREINLKTPVITLNGSDIKKHVDDGYSMMLVYLDNKLKKTVVNMCKNILNNKLNYSIQNLIADTSSSFYCLRPHYLNSNDFSFHYDNDIKEFDVDNPFYESVVSFLFLLTPESDRRAFLKEQSELLKPYNVSFCTFNGWPWIELGSSNMNKGIAMQYVCDYLGIHINEAISFGDGENDVEMLSLAGLGVAMANADEHALNAAKIRTLSNDEDGVAVFLEKLFNFGI; translated from the coding sequence ATGGGTTTTCAATATAAAGCAATATTTGTAGATCTGGATGGAACTCTTTTAAATTCTAGAAAAGTAATTTCGCAAAGAAGTGTTAGTTGTTTAAATAAATTAATAGAATTAGGAATTCATGTTGTAATTTCTACAGGTAGGACTTTAAAATCAGTGAGAAATGTAACAAGAGAAATCAACTTAAAAACTCCTGTTATTACATTAAATGGAAGTGATATTAAAAAACATGTAGATGATGGATACTCAATGATGCTTGTTTATTTAGATAATAAATTAAAAAAAACTGTTGTTAACATGTGTAAAAATATATTAAATAATAAACTTAACTATTCTATTCAAAATTTAATTGCAGATACATCGAGTTCTTTTTATTGCTTGCGACCCCATTATTTAAATTCAAACGATTTTTCCTTCCATTATGACAATGATATTAAAGAATTTGATGTTGATAACCCTTTTTATGAATCTGTTGTCAGTTTTCTTTTTTTGTTAACTCCAGAGAGTGACAGGCGAGCTTTTTTAAAAGAGCAATCTGAGCTTTTAAAGCCTTATAACGTTAGCTTTTGCACATTTAATGGTTGGCCTTGGATTGAATTGGGTTCTTCAAATATGAATAAAGGTATTGCTATGCAATATGTGTGTGATTATTTAGGAATCCATATTAACGAAGCGATTTCTTTTGGAGATGGAGAAAATGATGTTGAAATGCTATCCCTCGCTGGATTAGGAGTTGCCATGGCGAATGCAGATGAACATGCCTTAAATGCTGCAAAAATTAGAACACTTTCAAATGATGAAGATGGTGTTGCTGTGTTTTTAGAAAAACTTTTTAATTTTGGAATATGA